The Natrinema sp. DC36 genome includes the window TGCTCCAGTACACCTTCGCCGGTGGCTATCCCCAGGGCCGGATCGATTATTCCCACGAAACGTTGATCGAAGAGCGCGAGGCCCGCCGACTCCAGTCGCTCGATAATGCCGTCGGCTTCCTCGAGTTGCTCGAGCCGGACTATTACATGCCCTTCGCCGGCAGCTACACGCTGGCGGGCGATCTCGCGGAGTTGAACGAGTACGTGGCGCGGTCGACGCGGGCACAGGCGCGCGACTATTTCGAGAGCGAAGAACAGATCGACGACGGATCCGAGTGCGTCCTCCTCAACAGCGGCGAGTGGTTCGACGTCGGCGCCGGCGAGCAGTCGGCCTCCTACACGTCGATCGATCCCGACGAGCGCCGAGCGTACATCGAGACCGAACTCGTGGACCGGGAGTTCACCTACGAGTCGGATCCGATTCCGACCCTCGAGGCGTTCAGGGAGTACGTCCCGGCGGCCTACGAGAACTTCGACGCCAAGCGCCGCGGGATCGGGTTCGAATCGGAGACGGAAGTCGTCCTCTCGCTGGTCGACGACCACTACCTGCGGTTTACCGCGGACGGGGGCGGCCACCAAATCGTCGACGGATTGCCGGCGCGAACCGACCGGCGGCGGGTTCGAATGGAGATGGATCCTCGACTGACGCTGCGGATCCTGAAGGGGCCGCGGTACGCTCACTTCAACAACGCCTACATCGGCTCGCATCTCGGCTTTTCGATCGAGCCGGACGTCTACGAGCGCTCCCTGTTCTACTCGATGAGTTTCCTGCACGCGTGAGCGATTTGCCGGCCGAGAGTCGGTGACTCTTGCGATTCGCTACCCAACGACTCGTCGAGAATTTGAGAGATGCGGCCTTCCGTCCGAACACGTGATTCTACTCGTGTATCGACGAGCGTGCTGGTCCGCGTCTGAGTGAATACCGCGCGAGCGTAGCGAGCGCGGCCTTTTTGGTCCAGATTTTTGCTCCGAGCGGTTCCTCGCGAAGCGAGGAATTCCGAGGAGGAAAAAGGTGGGTGAAATACGTGTGTTTTATAACCGTCACCGAACAAAGCGGTCGTACGACTATGCCGAAATCTAATGGCCCTCGTCAGGGAACTCGGAAGAAGCTCGCGAACAGTCCTCGAGACCGCGGTACGTCGCCGCCACAGCGCGCGATTCAGGAGTACGAAGAGGGGGAGAAAGTCCACCTGAAGATCGACCCGAGCGTGTCGGACGGTCGCTACCACCCGCGCTTCGACGGTCGAACCGGTGAGGTCATCGGCAAACAGGGCAGCGCCTTCAAGGTCCAGATCGTCGACGGCAGCAAGGAGAAGACGCTGCTCGTCACCGCAGCCCACATGCGCGCACAGAACCAGGAAAAGAACCGGATCTGATCAGGAATGACGATCTTCAAAGAGATCGTCGACGAGGAGTTCCTGACGGTCTCGGAGACGAAGGAGCTGCTCGCCGACATCGAAGCCGAACGCGCGATGGACGAGGATCGCGAGCTGCGATACGAGCTCGCACGAGCGATCGAACACGCCAACCGATTCGCCGTCCTCGAGACCGAGGAGGCTCAGGCGCTCGTCGAGGACCTGCGGGCGCTCGAGAAGGTCGACGAGGCGACGGCCTACAAGATCGCTAATCTCCTGCCCCACGACCGGGACGAACTCCGGTCGGTGTACGCACAGCAGCGCTACTCGCTGTCGGGGGACGAACTCGACGAGATTCTCAACGTCGTCGCGAAGTACGCCTGAAACGGTCTGCTGTCACTGCGTCCCGGCGCACCCGTATGGTGCATGGCGAATCGCGGATGCGTTGGAACTGACTGACAGGAGTTCGGAAGAGACGATCGACGGCATTCGAGAGACCGAATCGTCAAGTT containing:
- a CDS encoding MBL fold metallo-hydrolase, translating into MRVRHIKSSTVVVESGDVSVLCDPWILDGAFYGAWAHYPPVEFEPDDFDEIDYIYVSHIHPDHCHRETLERLDSEIPVLIHDYNWDFLRHNVEAAGFEVRELPHGERIHLGGDLHVNVLASDDCDPAVCGNHFACPWMAEDASSQGVDGSTQIDSMAVFDDGEHTVLNLNDCRWPMSQRAAGRVKRQYGGIDLAMLQYTFAGGYPQGRIDYSHETLIEEREARRLQSLDNAVGFLELLEPDYYMPFAGSYTLAGDLAELNEYVARSTRAQARDYFESEEQIDDGSECVLLNSGEWFDVGAGEQSASYTSIDPDERRAYIETELVDREFTYESDPIPTLEAFREYVPAAYENFDAKRRGIGFESETEVVLSLVDDHYLRFTADGGGHQIVDGLPARTDRRRVRMEMDPRLTLRILKGPRYAHFNNAYIGSHLGFSIEPDVYERSLFYSMSFLHA
- a CDS encoding 50S ribosomal protein L21e, whose amino-acid sequence is MPKSNGPRQGTRKKLANSPRDRGTSPPQRAIQEYEEGEKVHLKIDPSVSDGRYHPRFDGRTGEVIGKQGSAFKVQIVDGSKEKTLLVTAAHMRAQNQEKNRI
- a CDS encoding RNA polymerase Rpb4 family protein, which encodes MTIFKEIVDEEFLTVSETKELLADIEAERAMDEDRELRYELARAIEHANRFAVLETEEAQALVEDLRALEKVDEATAYKIANLLPHDRDELRSVYAQQRYSLSGDELDEILNVVAKYA